A single region of the Prochlorococcus marinus str. MIT 0917 genome encodes:
- a CDS encoding protochlorophyllide reductase, with protein sequence MALVQAAPGTVLITGTTSGVGLYATKSLVDRGWRVITANRCSVRAEASASAVGLPTNSPRQLKHIQIDLGDLDSVRNGAKSLLEDLEKPLDALVCNAAVYLPRLKKPLRSPQGYEISMATNHFGHFLLIQLLLENLSKSSRPVWKGRSWGVESSRVVILGTVTANNKELGGKIPIPAPADLGNLSGFEEGFCDPISMASGKKFKPGKAYKDSKLCNMITTQELHRRFNSSPILFSSLYPGCVANTRLFRNTPKLFQWLFPWFQKLITGGFVSEALAGDRVAQVVSDPQFAISGVHWSWGNRQRKDRQQFSQELSDRVTDPVTSRKVWELSMELVGLK encoded by the coding sequence AGGGGTTGGAGGGTTATTACGGCAAATAGATGTTCTGTTAGAGCTGAAGCTTCTGCGTCAGCAGTTGGATTACCTACTAATAGTCCAAGACAACTTAAACATATACAGATTGATCTTGGCGACCTAGATAGCGTTCGCAATGGGGCTAAAAGTCTTCTAGAGGATTTGGAAAAGCCATTGGATGCTTTGGTTTGTAATGCGGCTGTATATCTTCCTCGTTTAAAAAAACCTTTGAGATCTCCCCAGGGATATGAAATATCAATGGCAACAAATCATTTTGGACATTTTTTATTAATTCAGTTACTTTTAGAAAATCTTAGTAAGTCTTCAAGACCAGTCTGGAAGGGAAGATCTTGGGGAGTGGAATCATCTCGAGTAGTTATCTTAGGAACTGTAACTGCTAACAATAAAGAACTTGGAGGAAAAATCCCAATACCAGCACCTGCTGATCTAGGAAATCTATCTGGCTTTGAAGAAGGATTTTGTGACCCTATATCAATGGCAAGTGGTAAAAAATTCAAACCAGGGAAAGCATATAAAGATAGTAAGTTATGCAATATGATTACAACCCAAGAATTACATAGGAGATTTAATTCTTCTCCAATTCTTTTTAGCTCTCTTTATCCTGGGTGTGTAGCTAATACCAGATTATTTAGAAATACTCCTAAACTCTTTCAGTGGTTGTTCCCCTGGTTTCAGAAATTAATAACTGGAGGTTTTGTAAGTGAAGCGCTTGCTGGGGACAGGGTAGCCCAAGTCGTTTCAGATCCTCAATTTGCTATTTCTGGCGTTCATTGGAGCTGGGGTAATAGACAGCGCAAAGACAGACAACAATTTTCCCAAGAATTGTCCGATCGAGTGACAGATCCAGTGACTTCTAGAAAAGTTTGGGAGTTATCTATGGAATTAGTTGGTCTGAAATAA
- the bchL gene encoding ferredoxin:protochlorophyllide reductase (ATP-dependent) iron-sulfur ATP-binding protein, with amino-acid sequence MTSTITRKEDGEGSVQVKQDPKAQIQEGALVIAVYGKGGIGKSTTSSNLSAAFSKLGKKVLQIGCDPKHDSTFTLTHKMVPTVIDILEEVDFHSEELRPEDFMFKGFNGVMCVESGGPPAGTGCGGYVTGQTVKLLKEHHLLEDTDVVIFDVLGDVVCGGFAAPLQHANYCLIVTANDFDSIFAMNRIVAAINAKAKNYKVRLGGVIANRSAELDQIEKFNERTGLKTMAHFRNVDAIRKSRLKKCTIFEMDAEEEGVVEVQNEYLSLAQKMIDNVEPLEAEPLKDREIFDLLGFD; translated from the coding sequence ATGACTTCGACAATAACTCGTAAGGAGGATGGTGAAGGTAGTGTTCAAGTAAAACAAGACCCAAAAGCACAAATCCAGGAAGGAGCTCTTGTTATTGCTGTATATGGCAAAGGAGGTATTGGTAAATCAACTACATCTTCGAATTTATCAGCTGCATTTTCCAAACTTGGGAAGAAAGTTCTTCAAATTGGTTGTGATCCAAAGCATGACAGCACTTTTACCCTTACGCACAAGATGGTGCCTACCGTCATAGATATCCTTGAAGAAGTAGATTTTCATAGTGAAGAACTAAGACCTGAAGACTTTATGTTTAAAGGCTTCAATGGCGTCATGTGCGTTGAAAGTGGTGGACCTCCAGCGGGTACAGGATGTGGTGGCTATGTCACAGGTCAAACAGTCAAACTATTAAAAGAGCATCATCTTTTAGAAGATACTGATGTAGTTATATTTGATGTTCTTGGTGATGTTGTATGCGGTGGTTTCGCCGCTCCGCTACAACATGCAAATTACTGTCTAATTGTTACGGCAAATGATTTTGATTCTATTTTTGCAATGAATCGCATCGTCGCAGCAATAAATGCTAAAGCAAAAAATTATAAAGTTCGTCTAGGAGGTGTCATAGCAAACCGTTCTGCTGAATTAGATCAGATAGAGAAATTCAATGAAAGAACAGGTCTTAAGACCATGGCTCATTTCCGTAACGTAGATGCCATCCGTAAATCAAGGCTTAAAAAGTGCACAATTTTCGAGATGGATGCAGAAGAAGAAGGCGTAGTCGAAGTACAAAATGAATATCTTTCGTTAGCACAAAAAATGATAGATAATGTTGAACCATTAGAGGCTGAACCTTTAAAAGACCGTGAAATATTTGATCTACTTGGATTTGACTAA
- a CDS encoding ferredoxin:protochlorophyllide reductase (ATP-dependent) subunit N yields MSGATLLKESGPKEVFCGLTSIVWLHRRMPDAFFLVVGSRTCAHLIQSAAGVMIFAEPRFGTAILEERDLAGLADAHDELNRVVKNLLARRPEIKTLFLVGSCPSEVIKIDLSRVAENLNIELKGQVTVLNYSGSGIETTFTQGEDGALKALIPLMPKSDQKKLLLVGTLANAVEDRLISIFKRLGIDNVESFPPRQSTELPSIGPETKVLLTQPYLTDTARELKNKGAEIIEAPFPLGVTGSTLWIQAAANSFGIDKSIVDSILNPLISRAKQALAPHVEKLSGKKLFLLPESQLEIPLARFLSNECGMEIVEIGTPYLNRDLMKAEIDLLPPECRIVEGQHVEKQLDRVRDSSPDLVVCGMGLANPLEAEGISTKWSIEMVFSPIHGIDQASDLAELFSRPLRRHDILKPKTLTSN; encoded by the coding sequence ATGAGCGGTGCAACGCTCCTTAAAGAATCTGGTCCAAAAGAAGTCTTTTGCGGGCTAACTTCTATTGTTTGGCTTCATAGAAGAATGCCTGATGCTTTCTTCCTTGTTGTGGGTTCTAGAACCTGTGCTCATTTAATTCAAAGTGCAGCAGGCGTAATGATTTTTGCTGAACCGCGTTTTGGTACAGCTATTTTAGAAGAAAGAGATTTAGCTGGATTAGCTGATGCTCATGACGAGTTGAACCGAGTAGTTAAAAATCTTTTAGCTAGACGTCCCGAAATAAAAACTCTTTTTCTTGTTGGTTCTTGCCCAAGCGAAGTAATAAAAATAGATCTTTCAAGGGTTGCCGAAAATCTGAATATCGAACTTAAAGGTCAAGTAACAGTATTGAATTATTCTGGAAGTGGAATAGAAACAACTTTCACGCAAGGCGAAGACGGAGCCTTAAAGGCTTTGATTCCATTAATGCCTAAGAGTGATCAAAAGAAATTACTTTTAGTCGGTACTCTTGCTAATGCCGTGGAGGATCGGTTAATAAGTATTTTTAAGCGACTTGGAATAGATAACGTAGAAAGTTTTCCACCCAGGCAGTCAACAGAATTACCTTCAATTGGTCCTGAAACAAAAGTCCTTCTTACTCAACCCTATTTAACTGATACCGCAAGAGAGCTAAAAAATAAAGGTGCTGAAATAATTGAAGCTCCCTTTCCTCTAGGTGTTACTGGAAGCACATTGTGGATTCAGGCGGCTGCAAATTCATTTGGCATCGATAAATCAATTGTTGATTCAATATTAAATCCATTGATATCAAGAGCAAAGCAAGCTTTAGCTCCTCATGTTGAGAAACTTTCTGGTAAAAAACTCTTTCTTTTACCAGAATCTCAATTAGAAATTCCTCTCGCTAGATTTCTAAGTAATGAGTGTGGAATGGAGATTGTTGAAATAGGAACGCCTTATTTAAATAGAGATTTAATGAAAGCAGAAATAGACTTGCTACCTCCTGAATGTCGTATCGTCGAAGGTCAACACGTAGAGAAACAGTTAGACAGAGTAAGAGATAGTTCACCAGATCTTGTAGTTTGTGGAATGGGACTAGCTAATCCACTTGAGGCAGAGGGGATATCAACCAAATGGTCAATTGAAATGGTTTTCAGCCCAATTCACGGGATTGATCAAGCTTCTGATCTAGCAGAATTGTTCTCAAGGCCACTTCGTAGGCATGACATTTTAAAGCCAAAAACTCTTACATCAAATTAA
- a CDS encoding ferredoxin:protochlorophyllide reductase (ATP-dependent) subunit B, translated as MELTLWTYEGPPHIGAMRIATSMKKLHYVLHAPQGDTYADLLFTMIERRGSRPPVTYTTFQARDLGGDTAELVKGHIKEAVDRFKPETLLVGESCTAELIQDQPGSLAKGMGFDIPIVSLELPAYSKKENWGGSETFYQIVRTLLKDQSNESKHTWQEEKRRPRVNLLGPTLLGFRCRDDVLEIQKLLGQYGIDVNVVAPLGASPADIMRIPNADVNVCLYPEIAESTCIWLERNLNIPFTTTVPLGVGATQDFLKELHEVLEMEIPQSVNESNNSKLTWYSNSVDSNYLTGKRVFIFGDGTHALAAARIATEELGFKVVGLGTYSREMARKVRPAAKALGLEALITNDYLEVEDAIKETSPELVLGTQMERHSAKRLGIPCAVISTPMHVQDVPARYSPQMGWEGANVIFDDWVHPLMMGLEEHLIGMFKHDFEFVDGHQSHLGHLGGKGTENINQGVKTTISNDSTNTSNNPIWTHEGERELSKIPFFVRGKVRRNTENYARQAGCREINEETLYDAKAHYKA; from the coding sequence ATGGAATTAACTCTCTGGACATACGAAGGACCTCCGCATATTGGAGCGATGAGGATAGCTACGTCGATGAAAAAACTACATTATGTTTTACATGCCCCTCAAGGGGATACTTACGCTGACCTTCTTTTCACTATGATTGAACGCCGCGGAAGTAGACCACCTGTAACTTATACAACTTTTCAAGCTAGAGATTTAGGCGGTGATACAGCAGAGCTTGTAAAAGGACATATAAAGGAAGCCGTAGACAGGTTTAAGCCAGAGACTCTTTTAGTTGGCGAAAGTTGTACAGCTGAATTAATTCAAGATCAGCCTGGATCATTAGCAAAAGGTATGGGCTTTGATATCCCAATTGTCAGCCTCGAATTACCTGCGTATAGCAAAAAGGAAAACTGGGGTGGATCTGAGACCTTTTATCAAATCGTAAGAACTTTACTCAAAGACCAATCGAATGAATCCAAGCATACGTGGCAGGAGGAAAAAAGAAGACCGAGAGTAAATTTACTTGGCCCAACTTTGCTTGGCTTTAGATGTCGAGATGATGTTTTAGAAATACAAAAATTACTTGGTCAGTACGGGATAGATGTCAATGTTGTAGCGCCATTAGGAGCATCACCGGCAGATATAATGCGAATCCCCAATGCTGATGTGAATGTTTGCCTCTATCCAGAAATAGCGGAGTCAACTTGTATTTGGCTTGAAAGAAATTTAAATATTCCTTTTACAACAACAGTTCCTCTTGGCGTCGGGGCAACCCAGGATTTCCTTAAAGAATTACATGAAGTTTTAGAGATGGAAATCCCTCAATCAGTAAACGAATCTAATAATTCAAAATTAACATGGTACTCGAATTCAGTGGATTCAAATTACTTAACAGGAAAAAGAGTCTTTATTTTTGGGGACGGAACACACGCTCTTGCTGCAGCAAGAATTGCTACTGAGGAACTTGGCTTTAAAGTTGTTGGCCTAGGAACTTATAGTCGTGAAATGGCTAGGAAAGTTCGTCCAGCCGCTAAGGCACTTGGCTTAGAGGCATTGATAACAAATGACTACTTAGAAGTTGAAGATGCGATAAAAGAAACATCTCCAGAGCTAGTCCTTGGTACACAAATGGAGCGACATAGTGCAAAAAGACTTGGCATACCATGTGCAGTAATCAGCACACCAATGCATGTGCAGGATGTACCTGCTCGATATAGCCCTCAGATGGGTTGGGAGGGGGCAAATGTCATTTTTGACGACTGGGTGCATCCCCTGATGATGGGACTCGAGGAACATTTAATTGGAATGTTTAAGCATGACTTTGAATTTGTTGACGGTCATCAAAGTCACTTAGGCCATTTAGGTGGAAAAGGAACTGAAAATATTAATCAAGGAGTTAAAACTACAATTTCGAATGATTCAACAAATACAAGTAATAATCCTATATGGACACATGAAGGTGAAAGAGAACTTTCGAAAATCCCATTTTTCGTTAGAGGTAAAGTAAGGAGAAATACAGAGAATTATGCGCGCCAAGCGGGATGTAGAGAAATCAACGAAGAAACTCTTTATGATGCTAAGGCTCATTATAAAGCCTAA
- a CDS encoding BMC domain-containing protein, translating to MTRFATFENNERRLGGSQRVTGAEVNEYLADDPKRVITTDSEKSLVARQASHVKQIELRTYVFLDSLQPQLAAYMGTASSGFLPIPGDACLWMEVSPGMAVHRVTDIALKASNVRLGQMIVERAFGSLALYHRDQSTVLHSGDVVLDAIGSTIDRRTNPQVTWTEVIRAITPDHAVLINRQNRRGSMIQSGMSMFILETEPAGYVLMAANEAEKASNITIVDVKGVGAFGRLTLAGKEGDVEEAAAAAMRSIDQINRN from the coding sequence ATGACAAGATTCGCCACATTTGAAAATAATGAAAGGCGTCTAGGTGGCAGCCAGAGAGTTACTGGTGCAGAAGTAAATGAATATCTTGCTGACGATCCCAAAAGAGTCATAACAACTGACTCGGAAAAATCGTTAGTTGCTCGTCAAGCAAGTCATGTAAAACAAATTGAATTAAGAACATATGTATTCCTAGATTCTTTGCAACCTCAACTTGCGGCTTATATGGGAACTGCAAGTTCAGGCTTTTTACCCATACCTGGTGATGCTTGTCTTTGGATGGAGGTTTCTCCGGGAATGGCTGTGCACAGGGTTACAGATATCGCACTAAAAGCCAGCAATGTTCGATTAGGACAAATGATCGTTGAAAGGGCATTTGGATCACTTGCTCTTTATCACAGAGATCAGAGCACAGTTCTACATTCGGGAGATGTAGTTTTAGATGCAATAGGAAGCACAATTGATAGGAGAACTAATCCTCAAGTTACTTGGACTGAAGTTATTCGAGCTATTACTCCGGATCATGCTGTTTTAATTAATCGCCAAAATAGACGTGGCTCAATGATTCAATCCGGTATGAGTATGTTTATTCTTGAGACTGAACCAGCTGGATATGTTTTGATGGCTGCAAACGAGGCGGAGAAGGCATCAAATATCACAATTGTAGATGTGAAAGGAGTTGGCGCTTTTGGAAGACTCACTTTGGCGGGTAAAGAGGGTGACGTTGAGGAGGCTGCAGCGGCTGCGATGAGATCTATTGATCAAATAAATAGAAATTAA
- a CDS encoding non-canonical purine NTP pyrophosphatase produces MKKPLITIASGNPKKVAEIEAMLGQLPIEVKKQPSSLDVEETGKTYLDNAILKAKAAAALTNSWTIADDSGLEIDSLGNAPGIFSARLAETNEKKIEKILTALGDSPYRSAKVCSVMVLCTNRGEIIKNTIGICWGEILKKPAYPNGEFESLFWVRETNCTYGELNNAQLSKHGSRGKAARELAPYLLKAIGIKNN; encoded by the coding sequence TTGAAAAAACCACTAATAACCATTGCTAGTGGTAATCCCAAGAAGGTTGCCGAGATAGAGGCAATGCTTGGGCAGCTACCAATTGAAGTTAAAAAACAACCTAGTTCTTTAGATGTTGAAGAAACAGGAAAAACTTACCTGGACAATGCAATATTGAAAGCGAAAGCAGCAGCAGCATTAACAAACAGTTGGACTATTGCAGATGATTCTGGACTTGAGATTGATTCTCTTGGTAATGCTCCCGGTATCTTTTCTGCGCGACTTGCCGAAACAAATGAAAAAAAGATAGAGAAGATTCTAACTGCTCTTGGAGACAGTCCTTATAGAAGCGCAAAAGTATGCAGCGTAATGGTGCTTTGCACTAACCGTGGAGAGATAATCAAAAATACAATAGGAATTTGCTGGGGTGAAATTTTAAAAAAACCTGCTTATCCAAATGGGGAATTTGAATCATTATTTTGGGTTCGTGAAACTAATTGCACTTATGGAGAATTAAATAATGCACAACTATCAAAACATGGAAGCAGAGGGAAAGCAGCTAGAGAATTAGCTCCTTACCTTTTGAAAGCTATAGGAATTAAAAATAATTAA
- a CDS encoding BMC domain-containing protein: protein MASETMGIALGMIETRGLVPAIEAADAMTKAAEVRLIGREFVGGGYVTVLVRGETGAVNAAVRAGADACERVGDGLVAAHIIARPHREVEPALGNGNFLGQKD from the coding sequence ATGGCTAGCGAAACAATGGGTATTGCTCTCGGCATGATCGAGACACGCGGATTAGTACCAGCTATTGAAGCTGCTGACGCGATGACCAAGGCAGCAGAAGTGCGCTTGATTGGTCGTGAGTTTGTTGGTGGTGGTTACGTTACAGTTTTAGTTCGCGGAGAAACTGGTGCTGTAAACGCAGCAGTTCGTGCAGGCGCAGACGCTTGTGAGCGTGTAGGTGACGGACTCGTTGCAGCTCACATCATTGCTCGTCCTCATCGTGAAGTTGAGCCAGCTTTGGGTAACGGTAACTTCTTAGGTCAGAAGGACTGA
- a CDS encoding form I ribulose bisphosphate carboxylase large subunit codes for MAKKYDAGVKEYRDTYFTPDYVPLDTDLLACFKCTGQEGVPKEEVAAAVAAESSTGTWSTVWSELLVDLEFYKGRCYRIEDVPGDKDAFYAFIAYPLDLFEEGSITNVLTSLVGNVFGFKALRHLRLEDIRFPMAFIKTCGGPPSGIVVERDRLNKYGRPLLGCTIKPKLGLSGKNYGRVVYECLRGGLDLTKDDENINSQPFQRWRERFEFVAEAVKLAQQETGEVKGHYLNCTATTPEEMYKRAEFAKELDMPIIMHDYITGGFTANTGLANWCRENGMLLHIHRAMHAVIDRHPQHGIHFRVLAKCLRLSGGDQLHTGTVVGKLEGDRQTTLGYIDNLRESFVPEDRTRGNFFDQDWGSMPGVFAVASGGIHVWHMPALLAIFGDDSCLQFGGGTHGHPWGSAAGAAANRVALEACVKARNAGREIEKESRDILLEAAKHSPELAIALETWKEIKFEFDTVDKLDVQ; via the coding sequence ATGGCTAAAAAGTATGATGCTGGAGTTAAGGAGTATAGAGATACTTACTTCACTCCTGATTACGTCCCCCTAGATACTGATCTACTAGCATGTTTTAAATGCACAGGTCAGGAAGGTGTACCAAAGGAAGAAGTTGCAGCAGCTGTTGCGGCTGAATCCTCTACAGGTACATGGTCAACAGTTTGGTCAGAATTACTTGTAGATCTTGAATTCTACAAAGGCCGCTGTTACCGCATTGAAGATGTCCCTGGTGACAAGGATGCCTTCTATGCATTTATTGCATATCCGTTAGACCTTTTTGAAGAAGGATCTATAACTAACGTTTTGACATCACTTGTTGGAAACGTCTTTGGTTTTAAAGCCTTGCGACATCTTCGTCTTGAAGATATTCGCTTCCCAATGGCATTTATCAAGACCTGCGGCGGACCACCTAGTGGAATCGTAGTTGAACGTGATCGTCTTAATAAATACGGTCGTCCATTACTTGGTTGTACTATTAAGCCAAAACTTGGTCTTTCAGGTAAAAACTACGGTCGTGTTGTTTACGAATGCCTTCGTGGCGGTCTTGACCTAACTAAAGATGATGAGAATATCAATTCTCAGCCATTCCAGCGTTGGAGAGAGCGTTTTGAATTTGTTGCTGAAGCTGTAAAGCTAGCTCAACAGGAGACTGGTGAAGTTAAAGGTCACTACCTGAATTGCACAGCAACTACTCCTGAAGAGATGTATAAGCGTGCTGAGTTCGCTAAAGAACTTGACATGCCAATCATCATGCATGACTACATCACTGGTGGTTTTACTGCTAATACTGGTCTTGCTAATTGGTGCCGTGAAAATGGCATGCTTCTTCATATTCACCGTGCTATGCATGCGGTTATCGACCGTCATCCTCAGCATGGTATCCACTTCAGAGTTCTTGCTAAGTGTTTGCGTCTATCTGGCGGAGATCAACTTCATACAGGAACAGTTGTTGGAAAACTAGAAGGAGACCGTCAAACAACTCTCGGTTATATCGATAACTTACGTGAATCCTTTGTTCCTGAAGACCGTACTCGCGGTAACTTCTTTGATCAAGATTGGGGTTCTATGCCTGGTGTATTTGCTGTGGCATCTGGTGGTATTCATGTTTGGCATATGCCAGCATTGCTTGCAATCTTTGGAGATGATTCATGTCTCCAGTTTGGAGGTGGTACTCATGGACACCCTTGGGGATCAGCTGCTGGTGCGGCTGCGAACCGAGTAGCTCTAGAAGCATGTGTGAAAGCGCGTAATGCAGGTAGAGAAATCGAAAAAGAAAGTCGCGATATCCTTCTAGAAGCTGCAAAGCATAGCCCTGAATTGGCAATTGCTCTTGAGACATGGAAGGAGATTAAGTTCGAATTCGATACAGTCGATAAACTCGACGTTCAGTAG
- a CDS encoding ribulose bisphosphate carboxylase small subunit, producing MPFQSTVGDYQTVATLETFGFLPPMTQDEIYDQIAYIIAQGWSPVIEHVQPSGSMQTYWSYWKLPFFGEKDLNLVVSELEACHRAYPDHHVRIVGYDAYTQSQGTCFVVFQGR from the coding sequence ATGCCTTTCCAGAGCACAGTAGGTGACTATCAAACAGTCGCCACCCTGGAAACATTCGGCTTCTTACCGCCGATGACCCAGGACGAAATCTACGATCAAATCGCTTATATCATTGCTCAGGGTTGGAGCCCAGTTATTGAGCATGTTCAACCAAGTGGTTCAATGCAGACCTATTGGTCTTATTGGAAATTACCTTTCTTTGGTGAGAAAGATTTAAATTTGGTTGTTAGCGAGTTAGAAGCTTGCCATAGAGCATATCCTGACCATCATGTTCGTATCGTTGGATATGACGCATATACACAAAGTCAAGGTACTTGCTTTGTAGTTTTCCAAGGCCGCTAA
- a CDS encoding CsoS2 family carboxysome shell protein, producing the protein MAKQTSRQLVLERRQALSQGGKNASVKGSTANRVRSSGDARATRTNSGFVKPNKSMANSNNSSSQPSTSSFQLSTSGSSSSSRSYRSSVAQPSRQLVIARREALSRRGKSADNSKDITRVDVERKKVQNSPSYEPKKAEHCCPECEQKSLQETSNTISKPEVSLKLNKRASDHRSTVKRKAITNSSRAFVLARREALSKHGKSAGKQPTTAASVARQGNPDLTTKEIAQRVRELKSKTGATGSKRTSVTRPCGPNKNGAKQNASAPDAHWKVGMSETATGQLVTGTQANRSIKTTGNEASTCRSITGTQYLGSEVIDSFCNGSNTPISQPAKVGVTNTTHGNLVTGNEVGRSEKVTGDEPGTCKNLTGTEYISANQSNQYCGGVNPSPSKIGYSQTIDGQNVSGTMTGRSALVTGNEAGSNKGLTGDQYLGSDPLPSGRPAEKVSSLTTIRGTGVTGTDVSRKENVTGNEAGSCKNVTGDEYVGSGQYDAFCGSKPAPDPGKVGLSITNKTQSVSGTMTGRSQLVTGDEPGTCKAVTGTPYAGLEQANQWCDKAASSEIEARTPRKVATPGARLTGQQPGIGGKMTGAHKGACEPLTGTPYVGGDQLVDNCGLSNIPEGYAHQENTEKAAAWTSFSVKSPARQAHIQNEINAGVTGTSYEDSSRITGPFDMAANKVTGTEQFRFDRKPSNSQNNKVDQIVNEEAKQRPTSQITGEGQSAGLNITGDDWARGEHVTGTEGASAKRRNPSRPGPMSAMKASELKRNEEVPEPDFLITGSSGNTRDGQLVTFSGGARG; encoded by the coding sequence ATGGCAAAACAAACAAGTCGACAATTAGTTCTTGAACGCCGCCAGGCTCTAAGTCAAGGAGGTAAAAATGCTTCTGTTAAAGGCTCTACGGCTAATAGAGTGCGTTCTTCTGGTGATGCGAGAGCTACGAGGACAAACTCTGGTTTTGTGAAACCCAATAAATCTATGGCTAATTCAAATAATTCTTCCTCTCAACCAAGTACTAGTAGTTTTCAATTAAGTACTTCTGGTAGCTCAAGTAGTTCAAGATCATATAGAAGTTCTGTAGCACAACCAAGTCGTCAACTTGTTATTGCAAGAAGAGAAGCATTGTCACGTAGAGGAAAATCTGCAGATAATAGTAAAGATATAACTCGAGTTGATGTTGAGAGGAAAAAGGTTCAAAACTCTCCTTCTTATGAACCAAAAAAGGCTGAACATTGTTGTCCAGAATGTGAGCAAAAATCTTTACAGGAGACTAGTAATACAATTTCAAAGCCAGAAGTCAGCTTGAAATTAAATAAAAGAGCAAGTGATCACCGTTCAACTGTTAAAAGAAAAGCAATTACGAATTCAAGTAGAGCTTTTGTCCTGGCTCGAAGAGAAGCCTTATCAAAGCACGGTAAATCTGCTGGAAAACAACCAACAACAGCTGCATCTGTTGCGAGGCAAGGTAATCCAGATCTAACAACTAAGGAAATAGCTCAAAGAGTAAGAGAACTTAAAAGTAAAACTGGTGCAACTGGATCAAAACGTACTTCAGTAACTCGACCTTGTGGTCCCAATAAAAATGGTGCAAAGCAAAATGCTAGTGCTCCTGATGCTCATTGGAAAGTAGGAATGAGTGAGACCGCAACTGGTCAACTTGTTACTGGAACTCAAGCAAATAGATCTATAAAAACTACTGGTAATGAAGCAAGTACTTGCCGATCAATAACAGGTACTCAGTATCTTGGTTCAGAAGTTATTGATTCTTTCTGTAATGGTTCAAATACTCCTATAAGCCAGCCAGCAAAAGTAGGTGTTACGAATACAACTCATGGAAATTTAGTAACGGGTAACGAGGTTGGTAGATCAGAAAAAGTTACTGGTGATGAGCCTGGTACTTGTAAAAACCTTACTGGTACAGAATATATTTCTGCTAATCAATCCAATCAGTATTGCGGAGGAGTTAACCCTTCACCATCAAAAATTGGCTATAGCCAAACTATTGATGGTCAAAATGTCAGTGGAACTATGACAGGAAGGTCAGCTTTAGTTACCGGAAATGAAGCAGGATCAAATAAAGGTTTAACTGGCGATCAGTATTTAGGTTCTGATCCACTACCTTCTGGTAGACCAGCAGAAAAGGTTAGCTCATTAACTACAATTCGTGGGACCGGAGTAACTGGCACTGATGTCTCGAGAAAAGAGAATGTTACTGGCAATGAGGCTGGTAGTTGTAAGAATGTGACGGGAGATGAGTATGTGGGCTCTGGGCAATATGATGCTTTTTGTGGAAGCAAGCCTGCTCCTGATCCAGGAAAAGTTGGTCTAAGTATTACTAATAAAACTCAATCTGTTAGTGGAACTATGACAGGAAGATCGCAGCTTGTAACAGGAGATGAACCTGGTACTTGTAAAGCAGTAACAGGTACTCCCTATGCTGGACTGGAGCAAGCAAATCAGTGGTGTGATAAAGCAGCTTCTTCAGAGATAGAAGCTAGAACTCCTAGAAAAGTTGCTACTCCTGGAGCAAGATTGACTGGTCAGCAGCCAGGTATAGGTGGGAAAATGACAGGTGCTCATAAAGGTGCCTGTGAGCCTTTAACTGGAACTCCATATGTTGGCGGTGATCAATTGGTAGATAATTGTGGTTTATCAAATATTCCCGAAGGTTATGCTCACCAGGAAAATACTGAAAAAGCAGCTGCATGGACAAGTTTCAGCGTGAAATCTCCAGCAAGGCAAGCTCATATTCAAAATGAAATAAATGCAGGTGTAACAGGTACGAGCTACGAAGATAGCTCAAGAATTACTGGCCCATTCGACATGGCTGCAAATAAAGTGACTGGTACTGAACAATTTCGCTTTGACAGAAAACCATCAAATTCTCAGAATAATAAAGTTGATCAAATAGTCAATGAAGAAGCTAAGCAACGCCCAACCTCACAAATAACAGGAGAAGGACAATCTGCAGGATTGAATATAACTGGTGATGATTGGGCTAGAGGAGAACATGTCACTGGAACAGAAGGTGCCTCTGCTAAGCGTAGAAATCCTTCACGTCCAGGACCAATGAGTGCAATGAAAGCATCTGAATTAAAGAGAAACGAAGAAGTTCCTGAACCAGATTTCCTAATCACTGGCTCTAGTGGTAACACAAGGGATGGTCAACTGGTTACTTTCTCTGGTGGAGCAAGGGGTTAA